The sequence below is a genomic window from Lolium perenne isolate Kyuss_39 chromosome 4, Kyuss_2.0, whole genome shotgun sequence.
tgtttgacaaccacacggtgaaggtggggacacaaggctttattttatttcgcatgattgctagaagaagagagagaGACAGATAACTCCTTACTCTAtttcccgagagttcgatatgagTGTGGATTTGTTGCCACCAGGTGGCAATGCCCCCCCGCTGGCTACCGTCCGATGTTATGCTTGAGATTCGTTCTACAGTGACTAACCCTGTCTAGATCGCATTTATGATCGCATGCAAACCTAATTTGCTCCTAATTTCACGTTGATATGCAGCATGCAGGGTGCAGAGGTGCAGCAACAAGCAAGCTGGCCCCTCTTTCCCACATGGGAGCATCTGCCGTTGCATGCATGAGCACACTAAAACACTAGTCAGCATGGACCTATATTTGACCGAAACATCCGGGTAAAATTTATAGAATTGATCACTAGTAAGCATGAAACAAGCTGTTTCTTTTTCAGAGCCGCTAGTGTACAGTTTTTTTGGCGTGAGATGTGGGAGTGATGATGCGTGTCACTCTCAAACAATACACGACGCAGAGCAGAAGCAGCCGCTGCCCTTTGCTAGCTCGTCCCAGATTGAAGACATCCGTCCGGCCGGAGTCGACGGACAGCGCCGCAGAGCGGAGCTACAGGTCTATTGGCGTAGGTCCGATTGAACGATGCAACATGTTCTATACTTCTTAACGTGAACTACAAATTTGTAAAGCTGGCTCGATTTAATACAGCAAGACATGCACAGAGCTAGACAAAGTCCCGAGACGCTCAGGTAGAAGCTAAGCAGATAAGTTGCTGGATTTTGCTGCTAGCTTCCCAACGTACGAATATTTTGTTTGTTGGATATTACCATGCACTATCCATCAATACATGTTGGCAGTTAATCATTACTACACACGATTCATGCATGCATGTATCAGGTATCTTACTGTTCCTGTGTAGCTGACCACATGCTATGGTTCATGCACTCGCCCAAACATAGTGATAGACTTTGACTACGCAGTCCACCGCTGGACATACCTGCCACTCTCTGATCATTTCCTGCTTGGGGTGGATGTTAACACTGCCATAGCTACAGTCTGGGCAGCAGGTTTGCAGATTGTCTAGGTAATTAGTAGCATGACATGTGATAGTGAGTGAGAATCTCTAAGCTGGATCGGACGGCAACCAGTGGGGGGGCATTGCCACCGGGTGGCAACAACATATTTTGCGTTCGATATAACCCTCGAGTCATTCTTGTGAGAAAAATATTctgctgacacaacactctgcaTTGTAGTCCCAACGTCATCACCGGCATGTGTGGATGATGATCCCAATACGTAGCCGGCATGTGTCTTGCCGGTTACTATTTAGGGGTCACCAGTGAAGATGCTCTAAATACATATGTAAAATATGAAACACCAAACCCACTAGCTAGGTACATCATATGCGCTTTGTGTGTTGCTCAAACTTAAATTCAATGTTTGCACTATGACCAGCAAAGCCCATTGCCGCATGTACTCGATCCCATCGACGATTCGTAGCTCACGTTGTGCCGCCACGTTGAGCCACGCGCCAAACGGCAGAGGAATCTCGCCCTGCTGTTCTTTCCGGCGCCGGAGTACATGCGTGGCTCGCTCCCTGTAGGGGTGGCCGTGCCAACTCTCCCCTACATACGCCGAATTTCATTCGCTCGACGATTGGCTGCCgagacctcgatcgtcgccggcgacAACAGCCCCGTGGCCGCGAGGTTACAGATTTCAGGGCGAGAAACGACATCCATGTACGATAATTGCGTGCATGGCGCCAGCGGGACTCTAAAAAATATGAAGTGATTCCATTCCATTTCTGAGGCTGCTTTGCCATTTTCTGCGTGGCCACTGACCAGCCACAGCCAGTAGTGGGCATACATGGCCAAACCAAAACAGGTTGTTGCCAAGGAACAATTGTCGTTTGGGTTTGGCACACCGCAATTATTTCCCAGGTAGCTAGCTAGGTCGATTCCGTGACCGGTCCTGCACTGCAAGTTGGGCGCCAGTTTGCCGGTCTGCACTGCAGCAAGCTGAAGCCGGGAGAACAAAAGGAAATCAAGCGAGTATCTTTCTAGGTGTTACTACTAGATCCCAGTGCTTTGGGGCCATGGATCATCTTGACGACGAGTCGTTCTTGGACGCGCTCATGTCGCTCCGGGGAGAGGCGgtgccgccgccgacgacgaccATGAGGGCGCCGTGGCAAGCGTACCCGTCGCCGGCTGGCGGCATGATGGCGAGCGACCTCCTCTTCTATGGAAGCGAGAGCGCCGCCGAAGCGAGGAGGAACCACGACGTGTCGGCGCCGTTCCAGGACCTGCTTGCTCCCGTGCCGCCGGCCGCGCCTCCGCACCCGCACGCGCGGGACGAGTTCAACTTCGACTGCTTGAGTGAAGTGTGCAACCCATACAAGAGCTGCGTCGGAGGCGTTTCGTTGCAGGTCGATGCGCCTGGCCAGGCGTTTGCTCATCCCCTCCACGACGCCATGGAGGAGGACGGCACCAGCGGCGATAAGCTGCATCCCGGTGATGGCTCGTCGTCCTCACAGACGGTGTTCATGTTCGGAGGTGTAGGCCATGGGGAGATGACCGGCATGATCAGAGGCGTCTCAGACACCCACCCTAGGAGCAAGCATCTCCACGGCGGAGGTCCGTCGAAGAACCTCATGGCCgagaggcggcggcggaagcggctcAACGACCGCCTCTCCATGCTCCGCTCCATCGTCCCCAAGATTAGCAAGGTTCGTGTGAACTAATGATACATTGCTGATTCCTTGTTGTCCTCTGAGTCCCTTCCTGACCTAATAATTTAATTAACCTGGCTTCTTGATTTCTGACGACGTCTGAGTGTCTGACTGATGATCGATCAATCGAGCTGCAGATGGATAGGACTTCGATTCTCGGGGACACCATAGACTACGTGAAGGAGCTCACGGAGCGTATCAAAACACTGGAGGAGGAGATCGGCGCCACGCCCGAGGAGCTGAACCTTCTGAACGCAGGGAAGAATTTCTTCGGTGATAGCAACGACGACGTGCCGATGAGGAATTCCACCAAGGTAGTATAAGTTAAATATATGTA
It includes:
- the LOC127297150 gene encoding transcription factor BHLH3 isoform X2; amino-acid sequence: MDHLDDESFLDALMSLRGEAVPPPTTTMRAPWQAYPSPAGGMMASDLLFYGSESAAEARRNHDVSAPFQDLLAPVPPAAPPHPHARDEFNFDCLSEVCNPYKSCVGGVSLQVDAPGQAFAHPLHDAMEEDGTSGDKLHPGDGSSSSQTVFMFGGVGHGEMTGMIRGVSDTHPRSKHLHGGGPSKNLMAERRRRKRLNDRLSMLRSIVPKISKMDRTSILGDTIDYVKELTERIKTLEEEIGATPEELNLLNAGKNFFGDSNDDVPMRNSTKFVVEKKGDGGTSIDICCATSPGVLLSTVSALEVLGLEIEQCVVSCFSDFGMQASCSQEEGKRQVVSTDAIKQAVYRSAGYGGTCL
- the LOC127297150 gene encoding transcription factor BHLH3 isoform X1, translating into MDHLDDESFLDALMSLRGEAVPPPTTTMRAPWQAYPSPAGGMMASDLLFYGSESAAEARRNHDVSAPFQDLLAPVPPAAPPHPHARDEFNFDCLSEVCNPYKSCVGGVSLQVDAPGQAFAHPLHDAMEEDGTSGDKLHPGDGSSSSQTVFMFGGVGHGEMTGMIRGVSDTHPRSKHLHGGGPSKNLMAERRRRKRLNDRLSMLRSIVPKISKMDRTSILGDTIDYVKELTERIKTLEEEIGATPEELNLLNAGKNFFGDSNDDVPMRNSTKQFVVEKKGDGGTSIDICCATSPGVLLSTVSALEVLGLEIEQCVVSCFSDFGMQASCSQEEGKRQVVSTDAIKQAVYRSAGYGGTCL